The [Pantoea] beijingensis genomic sequence GTCTGATGTATGGGCCCGGCCTGATGAGGGTCGGATATTATGCCCGCTACTGTGCAGTTTGGCGTATGGCGGCGAACAGGTGTGCTGGCTTCAGACCGAAACCCGCGTATAACTGGATTTGGGGCTTTAATCAGGTACGGCACCAGCAGCGCACCTAACCCGGCAATCATACCGCCAGCACAGACGCGCTGTTACATTGCCCCGTATATTGCGCGATAAAATGGATACAGACAGTAACCCGGCGGCAGATGTGACCTTTTTTACCGTACCGGCCTGGGCCACACAAATCGCGGCTGCCAGCAATGAGACAGCCAGCACAATATTTTAGTTTTCCTGAACCTTAATCGCTTATCTGTAATCTGGCATTCTAACGGCAGGCTGATGAATCCTCAGGAATGCGATATGCATCGATGCCTGTCACAGATAAGACGGGAACTGAGATGATTTAACGTATCTCCGGGATAACCTTGCCGCCGTTGCCAGAATTACGGGCAAATGGGTGTGTCTCTGCCAACGCGACAGGAGAGCAATGACGACATTTTTCATCATTGTCTCCTTACCAGTTCCACAGCGTGCCATCTTCAAGACGGGCAACGGGCAGATAAGCAGGCTCATAGGGATATTTTGCCGCCAGCTTTTCATCAAATTCGATACCCAATCCGGGCTTGTCGCCCGGATGCATATAGCCATCGCCGAACGTCCAGTTGTGCTGAAATACTTCCAACATCTGCTCTGAATAGCCCATATATTCCTGTACACCGAAGTTTGGAACCCACAGATCAAAGTGCAGTGCGGCAGCCATGCAAACAGGCGAGAGATCGGAGGGGCCGTGCGAGCCGGTACGTACCTGGTACAGTGATGCAAAATCAGCGATGCGGCGCATACCGGTAATCCCACCCGCGTGCGTAATGGTCGTGCGAATATAGTCGATAAGCTGCTCTTCTATGAGCTGCTTACAATCCCAAATACTGTTAAACACTTCGCCAACGGCGATCGGGGTGACAGTATGCTGACGAATCAGGCGGAAGCTCTCCTGGTTTTCAGCGGGTGTCGGATCTTCCATCCAGAACAAACGATAATCTTCGATGCTCTTACCAAAGCGTGCCGCTTCAATCGGCGTCAGGCGGTGATGCATGTCGTGCAACAGGTGTTCATTAAAGCCGAATTTATTACGAATGGCATCAAACAGCGTTGGTGTGAAATCAAGGTACTTTTCCGTTGACCACAGTTGCTCTTCCGGCCAGTGACCTTTCGTTGCTGGCTCGTAAGCCTGACCTTTACCCTTTGCCATACCATAGGTGGTTTTCATGCCCGGAACGCCGCATTGTGCCCGAATGGCTTTAAAACCCAATTCTTTATGTTTGGCGTAATCATCAATAACTTCATCAACGGTATGGCCCGTGGTATGGCAATAAACCATAACGCCCGTACGTGAAGCGCCGCCCAGGAGCTGGTAAAGCGGCATATTGGCGGCTTTACCTTTAATATCCCAAAGCGCCATATCGACAGCGGAAATGGCCGACATGGTGACCGGCCCCCGACGCCAATAAGCACCTTTATAAAAGAATTGCCAGATATCTTCGATCTGATGGGCGTTCCGACCAATCAGCTGCGGGCAGACATGATCTTTCAGGTAAGACGCAACGGGTAACTCGCGGCCATTAAGCGTGGCGTCTCCGATGCCGGTCAAGCCATCTTCGGTGGTGATTTTAACGGTCACAAAGTTCCTGCCAGGGCAGGTAACAAAGACTTCAGCGTTAATAATTTTCATTGTTTGGCCTTTTAGCTACGAGCGATGCAGAGAAAACTACGTGTATTAATACTACCATACAAGTTGTATTTGCTATTTGTCCGATCGCGGTCACAAATGCATTCGGGGAATTTTCACACTGCGTAACTCAATGTTTTTGCCACTGTTGGTATTCGCTGCGCCGCTTTAACGGCGCCGTTTCCGGCAGCAGGGCAAGGCCAATAATTGATAGTACACCCAGCACCACAACATAGATGGCCAGGCCATAGTAGTGACCACCGGTCATCTGTAATATTTTGACGGCAATCAGGCCCAGTACGCCGCTACCGATCAGCGAACCGATTTGCCAGATTAAAGCAATGCCGCTACAGCGAATATGCGTGGGAAACAGTTCGGGGAACCAGGAAGCCTGTGGCGCATAGCACATGCTATGACCCAAAGTCAGTACAACGATCATTGCGAGTTGCGTCAGCCAAAAACTGTTTTGTTCCAGTGCCATAAAAAAGGGAACAATGGTCAGTGTAAGCAGTACGGCACCCATGATATAGACGGGTTTGCGGCCGATACGGTCGGAAAGATGTCCCATTATTGGAATGGCAATAATTTCCAGGATCACGGCGACGATCATGGCTTCCATCAGCAAGGTTGCATCAAGATTATTCGCTTTGCCCCAGGCAAGAATGATGACGGTAAACATGGCAAAGGCACAGGCTTCAATCAGTTTAGCAGCCACCCCCTTCAACACGATCCCCGGGTAGTCACGTATCACTTCCATTACCGGGCGTGACTCTGCCGCTTTGGTTTCACGTATTTGTGCAAAAACCGGCGATTCATCAATGCGCAAGCGAATAAACAGTCCCACGATGACCAGCAGCGCACTCAGGAGGAAGGGGATCCGCCAGCCCCAATCCATCATTTGCTCTGGAGAAAGCGTAGCATTTAAGATCGCAAACAGAGCCAGAGGCAATAAAAAACCGGTAGGGGCACCGATCTGCACCCAACTGGAGAAATAACCTCGACGCTGAGGTTGTGAATATTCTGCTGTCATCAATACAGCTCCAGCCTGCTCACCGCCGACGCCAAAACCCTGCAATACGCGAATAGCTATCAGCAGAATAGGAGCCAGGACGCCGATTTTCTCATAGCTGGGTAGCAGCCCGATGCAAAAGGTACCGAGTCCGACAATCAGTATCGTGATGACTAGTGCTTTTTTGCGTCCGACTTTATCGCCGATGTGGCCGAACACAATGCCGCCTAATGGTCGCGCCAAAAAACCTACGGCATAGGTGGCGAAGGCAGCCAGTGTGCTGATCAGCGGATCGCTGCTGGGGAAAAAAAGATGACCAAAAAAGAGCACGGCAGCGGTGCCATAGGCAAAAAAATCATAGTACTCCGCTGCAGTGCCGATGGCGGATGCAGTGGCTACGCGGCGCATAATCTGGCGATGTGATGTCAAGTTTACAGCCGTAGCAGATGCTGTCTGGGTCATATAAGTGCCTTTCTCGTGGACGATTATCAGATGCAGGTGATGTAGTTCTACTACCATACAAGTAATAAGGCAAAATGCCGCGAGCGAGATCACGTTGTTTACTTATTAATCGCAGAAGGAGAGGCACTCTCGACACGAGAGTGCTGAACATGTGCGGTGGGCGCGGTAAATTTTATCGTCAGCAGGACACAACGCTTACTAACGGTCTGCAAGCGGTATCTTCAGGCTAACAGCTCACAGGATGGTGGTAAGCGGCAGGAGAGAGCATTGGGCACCACTTCGATCCGAAATTCGGTACCGCTCAGCGGCTCGCCGTCGAGATTGAAGGTGATTTCATGCGGAGAAGCAATCGTTAACCATGGCAA encodes the following:
- the manD gene encoding D-mannonate dehydratase ManD codes for the protein MKIINAEVFVTCPGRNFVTVKITTEDGLTGIGDATLNGRELPVASYLKDHVCPQLIGRNAHQIEDIWQFFYKGAYWRRGPVTMSAISAVDMALWDIKGKAANMPLYQLLGGASRTGVMVYCHTTGHTVDEVIDDYAKHKELGFKAIRAQCGVPGMKTTYGMAKGKGQAYEPATKGHWPEEQLWSTEKYLDFTPTLFDAIRNKFGFNEHLLHDMHHRLTPIEAARFGKSIEDYRLFWMEDPTPAENQESFRLIRQHTVTPIAVGEVFNSIWDCKQLIEEQLIDYIRTTITHAGGITGMRRIADFASLYQVRTGSHGPSDLSPVCMAAALHFDLWVPNFGVQEYMGYSEQMLEVFQHNWTFGDGYMHPGDKPGLGIEFDEKLAAKYPYEPAYLPVARLEDGTLWNW
- a CDS encoding MFS transporter; translated protein: MTQTASATAVNLTSHRQIMRRVATASAIGTAAEYYDFFAYGTAAVLFFGHLFFPSSDPLISTLAAFATYAVGFLARPLGGIVFGHIGDKVGRKKALVITILIVGLGTFCIGLLPSYEKIGVLAPILLIAIRVLQGFGVGGEQAGAVLMTAEYSQPQRRGYFSSWVQIGAPTGFLLPLALFAILNATLSPEQMMDWGWRIPFLLSALLVIVGLFIRLRIDESPVFAQIRETKAAESRPVMEVIRDYPGIVLKGVAAKLIEACAFAMFTVIILAWGKANNLDATLLMEAMIVAVILEIIAIPIMGHLSDRIGRKPVYIMGAVLLTLTIVPFFMALEQNSFWLTQLAMIVVLTLGHSMCYAPQASWFPELFPTHIRCSGIALIWQIGSLIGSGVLGLIAVKILQMTGGHYYGLAIYVVVLGVLSIIGLALLPETAPLKRRSEYQQWQKH